A portion of the Cryptomeria japonica chromosome 5, Sugi_1.0, whole genome shotgun sequence genome contains these proteins:
- the LOC131077979 gene encoding late embryogenesis abundant protein At5g17165 encodes MAANLQMRGFFTGVVRGVNKIICGNLRDPTSSQPYIVQNSLIQGSFRRFVHSSLYEKNEDDGAHLNRVPEDVIEPQTQKSWVPHPKTGVFGPAEENNWTGGDQHHSHEKSGDSVLEQQAWFRPLEDVQKQPYN; translated from the exons ATGGCAGCAAATTTGCAGATGCGAGGTTTCTTCACTGGAGTTGTCAGAGGAGTCAACAAGATCATCTGCGGCAACCTCAGGGATCCTACATCTTCACAACCCTACATCGTTCAAAACAGTCTCATTCAGGGATCTTTCAG GAGGTTTGTGCATTCATCACTGTatgagaagaatgaagatgatggtGCTCATTTGAATAGGGTTCCTGAGGATGTAATTGAGCCTCAAACTCAGAAAAGCTGGGTACCACATCCCAAAACTGGAGTGTTTGGTCCTGCGGAGGAGAATAACTGGACAGGTGGTGATCAGCACCATTCTCATGAAAAGAGTGGTGACTCAGTTCTCGAGCAGCAGGCCTGGTTCCGCCCTTTGGAAGACGTTCAGAAGCAGCCCTACAATTGA